A region from the Bacteroidia bacterium genome encodes:
- a CDS encoding aldehyde dehydrogenase family protein, producing the protein STQYGLAATVWTEHLSRAHRMAQQIHSGIVWVNCWLLRDLRTPFGGVKSSGVGREGGFEALLFFTEPKNVCIKI; encoded by the coding sequence ACAGCACGCAATACGGATTAGCGGCTACTGTTTGGACGGAACATTTATCGCGGGCACACCGCATGGCACAACAAATTCACAGCGGAATTGTTTGGGTAAATTGTTGGTTATTACGTGATTTGAGAACGCCTTTTGGCGGCGTAAAAAGCTCTGGAGTTGGCAGAGAAGGCGGCTTTGAAGCGCTTCTGTTTTTTACCGAACCTAAAAATGTGTGTATTAAAATTTAG